CAGCGACAATGACGCCCATCACCCGATCGATACCCCGCGGAAGGACACCGCCTTGTCTGAGCCCATCACTCCTGAGGAAGTCGAGCAGCAGGTACTGGAGATCAACGCCTGGTACGCCGAGCAGCTCATGGCCGAACGGCGCGCCGGCACGCCCGACCCCGAGCGGCTGAAGGCCTTGAAGGAGGGCCTGGCGGCGTGTGCCGCCGACCGCCAGGCCCTGCAGGATGCCGATGAGGAGGAGGTCGCCGAGATCGCGGCCCGCTACGCGGCCCGTGCGAAGGAGCTGCGGGAGTAGCGCAGGACGGGAAGCGGCGAGGTGGGGATCGTGGACGCAAGCACGCGCGGCTGCAGGCCGGCAGGCATCAACGGCCAGGCCAGCGCGGCGATCTCGACCAGCTCGCGGTGGTACTGCGGCAGCTCGCCCTGCACCTGCCGAAGCAGCGCCCAGAACGGCCCCGCCTCGGCCAGGGTGTAGGGGCGCTGCTGCTCCGCCTCCACCACGTCCCCGCCCCTCGGCGGCTTCGCCCAGACGCCGCCCGCGAGGCGCGCGTTGCGGTACACCGCCGTCAGGTCCCGGCGGATGACGGAGACGGAGTCGACGAGGTCCGGAACCTGCTCGGCCGCGCGGACCACGTCCGCGAGCACGGCGAACGTGCGGTCGTGCGCGGCGGCCTGGGTGAAGCGGGGGATGCCGCCGAGGCGGGCCACGCCCGCGCACCGGGTCGCGATCCCCAGCCGGCTGTCGGCGGCCCGCATCCCCAGCACGATCAACTCCACCCGGCGGCCCGCCGCACGGTCCCGCCGTGCGGAGTCGAGGAAGTGGGCGACGTCGTCCGGGGCGATCTCGATCAGCAGGTCGCCCCGGCGCTCGCGCACATACTGCTCGGCCTTGTGCTGCCAGGACCGGTAGTCCGGGCGGATCCGGGCCGACGCCGTACGCGGGTCCTCCTCCAGGAGTCGGCGGTAGTCGGGGTGCATTGACTTGAACAGGCCGCCCTCGATCCGGACGGGCCGACGGGCGCGCAGCACGCGGCGCAGCGTACGGGCCGTGTAGGACTTCCCGGCCCCCTGCGGCCCTATCACGTACAGCGTCACCGGCTGCTCGTGCGGCGTGATGCCGCTCAGGTACATCGGCACGATCAGCTCGTCGAAGACGAATCGGTGCTCGTCGGCGGACAACCGGTGGTAGTCGACCCCCGGCGGCACCATGAGCGGCTGGGCGATACGGCGCACCGGCTCGGCCAGCGCCACAGCCCGCTCCAGACCGGCGGCCACCGCGAGCCGCCGCTCCGGCGTGCTCACCGCCGGGTGCAGTTGCTGCTCCAGGCCGGTCACCTGACGCCTGAACCGCCAGGTCTCCGGCGCCGTCCACGGCCGCGTCCGGGCCGCCTGCAGCGCCCGGTGCGCGCCGACGGCCGGGGCCGGGCCGGTCAGCTGGTTGTTGTAGAGCACCTGAAGGTCGCGCCGTACCACCATCACCTGGTCGGCAAGCCGCTCACGCTCGATGGTCTCCAGCGACTCGGGCAGACGGCGCACGCACTGGTCGTGGTTGTCCCAGGACACGTACCGGCCCGCTCCGTCCTCGGCAACCTGGGCCATGTAGCGCTCCAGCACACTCAGCTGTGTCACCGCCTCCGCCTCGGCAACCACGACCACCTCGACGCGATATCCCGCGTCCCGGTAGGCGCGGGCCTGCTCGGGGTCGACGACAGGGGTTTCGACCAGCGCGTCGAACCGCCGCTCGCGTACGTACTCCTCGACCTCCGCCTGCCACCGCAGCACGTCCGGCCGCACCCGCACGCCAGCGGTGCGGTCGTCGCTGTGCAGGAGACGCCGGTAGGCGGGGTGAGCGGACTTGTAGAGGTCGCGGCCGATCAGTACCGCGCCGCCCCGTCGGTCGAGCATCGCCTTCAGCACCTGGCATACGGTGGACTTCCCGCTGCCGGGCGGTCCACCGACCAGCACGGCCACGGGCTGCTTCTGAGGGACTGCGTCGCTGGTCCAGGCGGGCAGGATGTGCGACGCCAGGATCTCCTCGTGCTCGTGCTCGGACAGTACGACCGGGATGACATCTGCGTCCCTCACCCGGTTCCTCCATCGTGGTGGCGGCAGTCGAGAGCGGCATGGGGCTCGGGTATCGACAGGCGAGTGGACGGAGATCTCACGTACTTCTCCACGGGACGGACGGGCGGCACGACACGGGCGGGCTTGACCGGACGGGCTACGCCTCCCGGCACGGAGAATGACTCATTACGGCTGCTAGGAGCCAGTTTCTGTTTAACAACAATAGAACCTATAGATCTACCCGGTCAAGCTTGAAGGGCAGGTGAGTGCTAGATTCTGTTAAACACAAACTGGAGGGGACCCGATGGGCCGACCTGCCACCGGAAAGACCCCAGTCATGGGCTTCCGCCCGCCCAAGGCACTGCGTGACGAGTTCGAGCAGCTGGCCAAAGCCGAAGGCCGCAGCCCATCGGAGGCCCTGATCGAAGCCATGCACGACTGGGTCAGGAAGAAGCAGCGCCGGCGCAAAGCCGCCGAGGACGGTACGCAGACCACAGCCTGAGCCACCGCGCAAAACTCGTGAAAGCCACCAGCCGCGTGGCCCCAGTCAGCCACGGCGCGCCATAATCAGGGCTATGGCTTCTTCCTCCGCCTCTGCCCTGCCGTCGGCGTTCGACGTGCTGCGCACGCGCTACAGCAGGCGGCTCCCTGCTCGGCTGGAAGACCTGACCGGCCCCACCCAGGGCAGCGTCGACCTGCCGTTGCACGTGGTCTGGTCAGGCCGGCGCAGCTACCAGCTGGAGGGCATCCGCTCGAGGATGAGCCTGTACCGCACCGTGCTCGCCGAAGGCCAGCGCGAGGACCTGGAAGCCATCCTCAACCAAGACCTACTGATCAGCCAGTGGCCGGTCCTGCGCACCCTCGTCAGCCGCCCCCTGCGTGATGCGTGGGAAGCAGCCTTTCCCCAGCTCGCCGCCACCCGGGGCGCCTCCGCCGCGTGAACCTGAACGACCTGCACCGCCAGCTGCTGGCCGATGTCCTCGCCATCGGCACCCCCTACCCCCTGGTCATCACCGGCGGCTACGCCGTCCAGGCCCATGGCCTGGTCCGCCGGCTGAGCCAGGACCTGGACGTCGCCACCGAGAACCCTGCACCGATGGCCGACATCGTCCGCACCGTCAGCGACGGCCTGGCCGCACGCGGCTGGACCGTACGGCAGATCGAGACCGACCCACTCTCCGGCCGACTCCTCATCACCGACCCCGCCACGAGTGAAGAGTGCGAGGTCGACATTCTCAAGGAGGCCTTCTGGGCCCCACCCACTGTGACCGAGTACGGGCCTGTCCTCTCTCTCGATGACGTGATCGGCACCAAGGTCCGCGCTCTGGCCGACCGTGGCGCGGTCCGCGACCTGATCGACGTCCACGCCGCTTCCCGCCACCGCACCAACGCCGACCTCGAAGCTCTTGGCCGCCGTCACGCCCGCTTCGAGTTCAGCCTCCACGACCTACGCGACCGCCTCGTGGGTGCTGAGTGGTGGGACGATCAGGACTACGCCGACTACAACCTCACCCCCGACCAGATCACCGGGCTACGGACCTGGGCCCTTGCCTGGGCCACCGATCTTGAGACACGGCTCCTGGCAGAAGACCCGCCGGACGACGAATAGCGCCAGGAACGGACAGCCATCGGACGCGGCCCGGGGTTGGTTCACCGCGTACCTCAACGCCGACGGGAACCCGACGGAAGGGCTGGTCGACGACCTGTCGAAGCTCTAGGCCCCCGCCAAGGACTTCGACACTGTTGGCGAATCCAATCCGTCGCGTTGTGCGTAGCACTGCCGTGCGGCTCGATCGACTTTGCCGCCGGGGTGGGGGCGGGCCTGATGGCCATGCTCACTGAGTGCATGACGGCATGGGTAGTGTCATCGGGCGTGGCGGCAACGGAGAGGGAAAGCCGTGTCTGATGAGGTGACGAATTGGTTAGCCCGGACCGCTTTACCTCTGAGCGGCCTGACCGCAGGCGTTTCCACCGCTGACCTCCAACCCCTGAAGCGCATCCTCGACGGCGTACGGATCGTGGGCTTGGGGGAGGCCACCCATGGGGCGAGTGAGTTCTTCCAGCTCAAGCACCGCCTGCTGGAGTTCCTCGTCGAGGAGATGGGGTTTACGGTCCTGGCCATGGAGGCCAGCGCATCGGCCGGCCCAGCAGTGGACGCCTACGTCCGTCAAGGCGTCGGTGACGCCGCAAGGGTGCTTGCCGGGCTTGGGTTCTGGACGTGGCGGACCCGTGAGGTGCTCGGGATGATCGAGTGGATGCGCGCGTACAACCGGGGACGTCCAGAAGACCAAAAGGTGCGTTTTGTGGGTATCGACCCACAACAGTGCGGTGTCTCCCTGGCTGTACTCGGCTCCTTCCTGCGCAAGGTGGCACCGGATCGCGAGGCCGACCTTGTCTTCCCACTCCGAGTGCTCGCCCAGGCGTATCCGGGATCGCGCCCTGATCCTCAGCGGCGCCTGGTGCACGATGCGGAAGAACTGCTGGGGTTCCTCCATGGACACGGCCCCGGAGCAGCCGACGCTCTCCGGCATGCCCGAATTCTGGTGCAGGCCGCCGACCTGGTGACGCGAACCAGGCAGCACACGGATGCGGAGCAGACCGTCTTCGCCGCACGCGACCGGTTCATGGCCGAGGCCGTCGGAGAGCTCCTCAATGATCCATCCACCAAGATCGCTCTCTGGGCACACAACGGGCACATCACCAAGAGCCGTCACGGTGGAGCGGTACCGGCGATGGGGCAGCGTCTGCATGCACGGTATGGCGACGCCTACTACGCACTCGGTCTGCTGTTCGGCAGCGGCTCCTTCCGTGCCCGTCGGATGTGGCCCGGTCCTTGGTCTCGCCCCCGCGCCGGCGCCCCCGTCTCCAACCGGATCGGCCCCGCCCGCCCGGACACCGTGGAAGCCCAACTCGCCGCCGCCAGTCCGGGCGACCACCTCGTGGACCTGCGCAGCGCAGCCACCGCGCCAACGGCAGTACGGGAGTGGCTCAACGGTCGGCATCACATGCGAAGTTTCGGCGCCATGGTGCCGC
This sequence is a window from Streptomyces vietnamensis. Protein-coding genes within it:
- a CDS encoding zeta toxin family protein, with the protein product MRDADVIPVVLSEHEHEEILASHILPAWTSDAVPQKQPVAVLVGGPPGSGKSTVCQVLKAMLDRRGGAVLIGRDLYKSAHPAYRRLLHSDDRTAGVRVRPDVLRWQAEVEEYVRERRFDALVETPVVDPEQARAYRDAGYRVEVVVVAEAEAVTQLSVLERYMAQVAEDGAGRYVSWDNHDQCVRRLPESLETIERERLADQVMVVRRDLQVLYNNQLTGPAPAVGAHRALQAARTRPWTAPETWRFRRQVTGLEQQLHPAVSTPERRLAVAAGLERAVALAEPVRRIAQPLMVPPGVDYHRLSADEHRFVFDELIVPMYLSGITPHEQPVTLYVIGPQGAGKSYTARTLRRVLRARRPVRIEGGLFKSMHPDYRRLLEEDPRTASARIRPDYRSWQHKAEQYVRERRGDLLIEIAPDDVAHFLDSARRDRAAGRRVELIVLGMRAADSRLGIATRCAGVARLGGIPRFTQAAAHDRTFAVLADVVRAAEQVPDLVDSVSVIRRDLTAVYRNARLAGGVWAKPPRGGDVVEAEQQRPYTLAEAGPFWALLRQVQGELPQYHRELVEIAALAWPLMPAGLQPRVLASTIPTSPLPVLRYSRSSFARAA
- a CDS encoding nucleotidyl transferase AbiEii/AbiGii toxin family protein, with amino-acid sequence MNLNDLHRQLLADVLAIGTPYPLVITGGYAVQAHGLVRRLSQDLDVATENPAPMADIVRTVSDGLAARGWTVRQIETDPLSGRLLITDPATSEECEVDILKEAFWAPPTVTEYGPVLSLDDVIGTKVRALADRGAVRDLIDVHAASRHRTNADLEALGRRHARFEFSLHDLRDRLVGAEWWDDQDYADYNLTPDQITGLRTWALAWATDLETRLLAEDPPDDE
- a CDS encoding erythromycin esterase family protein, with translation MSDEVTNWLARTALPLSGLTAGVSTADLQPLKRILDGVRIVGLGEATHGASEFFQLKHRLLEFLVEEMGFTVLAMEASASAGPAVDAYVRQGVGDAARVLAGLGFWTWRTREVLGMIEWMRAYNRGRPEDQKVRFVGIDPQQCGVSLAVLGSFLRKVAPDREADLVFPLRVLAQAYPGSRPDPQRRLVHDAEELLGFLHGHGPGAADALRHARILVQAADLVTRTRQHTDAEQTVFAARDRFMAEAVGELLNDPSTKIALWAHNGHITKSRHGGAVPAMGQRLHARYGDAYYALGLLFGSGSFRARRMWPGPWSRPRAGAPVSNRIGPARPDTVEAQLAAASPGDHLVDLRSAATAPTAVREWLNGRHHMRSFGAMVPRWFYRFNVSPASLAEEYDGLAYVAVSTGSQPLPTS